TCCACACAAAGTCCTTCAGAGTAGTAAGTATAGCAGCTGGGTCACGTTTGTCCATTGAGAATTTTGATTTTGACTGGAACGTTCAGTTTTCATACTGGGATCAAGTCATGACATGACTACCTCACTGCTAATGGATTTCTTTAGTTCCTCAAATGCATTTTTATATTCATCTGTCCAAGCCCATATTCAATCCTTCCTGGTTAGATTTCTCAGATATAGCAGCTAACCTCAGAATAAATCTGCCACACTAATTTGCAAGCCCTAGCAGGCTCTAAACTTCAGCGGGATTGTAGGCATGGTGGCATTGTGAACATCCTTCACTTTCTTAGGCTCTCCTGAACACCATCTTTGGGgatgtaaaggccaagactataacagggttcaaaaaagaactaggtaagttcatggaggataggtccaccagtgGCTATTCGCCAGAATGGGCAggagtggtgtccctagcctctgtttctcagaagcggggaatgggtgacagggggtggatcacttgatgattacctattctgttcattccctctggggaacctggcactagccagtcaggatactgggctagatggacctttggtctgatccactatgaccgttcttatgttcttctgttcTTGTGGGAATATGCAtccaaaaaattttaaatgataaAGCTTTgcatttttgaatctcagcatctacagtcattaaataattattttctagtcctccccttttgtctgcctctccataatttcctgcaactgtgaaaatttaaattgataaaaataaaaaagctgaatACCCATGATTCtgtgcaactgtgaacatttaaatagatacaaattgcacaaaaatgtttaaaaataaacatcaatattatccatcaaaattatcaaaaaaaggaaaataaattctgccaagcctatataTAAAGTGTGTTATGTTTTGTTGTATATAAATAGTACTCAATATTTTAAGAGTTAATCCAATTAAATTTAAACAGTAGTAAAATATTCCCATTGTGGTCAtcaggtctgacctcctgtataattcAGGGcaaagaacttccccaaaataattccggTTTCAATTTCTATTGAACCATCCTATGTCTTGAAATTTGTTTTCTGCTCTCAATCTGTTATTCTATAGCAGGGTGGTtatcccgctcctgccctgaaggagtTAAAATCAGCCTTTgcagggggctgtggtggggagaacgcagctactaggctgattgaGGAAGCAGCGGCAGCTGGGTTATGCCCCAGTCGGGCCACAGTtggccctataaaaggccagtgagccaggagctgacAGTCTCTTTctgctttcagagagagagatgggagcctggctgctggaaaGCTTAgggtgcctagagtgaggcagggctggggaaaggccagaaggggtgaggagctccaggctggtgactccccagctgcagggccttgtccaaggtcccatagaggtactgggttgcagagaaaagtAGCAGGTCCAAAAACCCTCTTCCCTGTGATgaatggcttatactgcagtctgccccagggagtgggggctagttggTGCCTGTCAGCAACCTATGACTGAGGCGAgggggggatagagggtgggggttcctggGAAGGGAAGACTCAGATCTGTGGGGTATTGCCTACAGGGgaagcaccccaggtaaaagagcaccagggtcctgggagggacatgggggtcagtggcagcaggacactggcctgcagagggcactcagtGTTGGAAAGAGCTTATTCcttgagatgaccagcaggaggtgctgcagcagtgaGCCCCACACTGTCACACATTCCttatttgttctttcttttgCTCTTTCCTTTCAACTAGACGTTTTAAGTGTCTTCTTTGGGTTTGTCAGTGGAGCCTAGCTCCTTTTGGCACCTTGGAATGTCCAGTGAGAATTCATAGACATCAGGAGGTCTAGTCCACCCCCcatgaggcaggaccaagcaaaccttgaccatccctgacaggtatttgtccaacctgttatcaaaaacctccagtgaaggggattccagcacctcccttggaagcctgttccagagcttatcTACCCTAAGAgtgagaaatgttttttttaacaggtaacctaaatatcccttgcggcagattaagcccattacttcttgtcctgtctccaGTGGACATAGATCAATTGAGCCTCGTCCTCTTTATaagagcccttaacatatttgaaaactatcagctcttccccactcccaggtcaggttttttaaccctttcaacagttttgttactctcctctggactctctccaatttctccatatctttcctaaagtgtggggcccagaactggacatagtgctccagctgaggcctcaagaGTACTGAGTGAAGTGAGACAATTACCTCCTATGTCCTACAACTATCCTGTTAATAAACCCCAGCATGATATTTGCCTTTTCATTCAagctgtgatccactataaccccagttccttttcagcagtacgacCACCTAGCCAGTTTTTCCCGCTTTTGTAGTAGTAGAGttaatttttcctttctaagtgttGTATACTGCACTTGTCTtagttgaatttcatcttgttgatttcaggccaattctccaatttgtcaaggccattttgaattctaatcctgtcctctccCAGCCTGATGTCATTCACATTCCATTCTCCAAGTCACTGATGAAAAAATTGAATAGTACCGAACCCAGGACTTATCCTTGTGAGATCCAACTAGAGCAGCCCTCCCAACTGGACAGTGCATGATTCATGTCAGAAAACCTATAGAATGACCCTACTGCTGCGCTGGTGAGAAAGCACTTGGAATAGCATGTCCTGTTCTGGTGTCCAGACTcaaaaaagaatattgaatatttGGCGATGGTTCGGAGAAGAGTTGCGAGAATGATTGGTGGCATGGAGAACCGCCAACATGGAGTTAGGAGGCATGGAAAGCACTGCCAGCCTTCCACCAACAGTCCTAGTAGCTGCTAAATCAGGGCCATGCCTGCCAACTCTCTCTGCAGGTGCTCTGGTAGAAGACAAAATCTATGTACAGTGTTTATCTGTCCTGCATTCCCATGATATCTAACCATCTCACAGCCTTTCATGTAcatatcctcacaacatccctgcatGGTACGGATGTGCAGTCATCCCCAGATACACTTGGGCCATGGAGgcacagatccacaaagggacttaggtgccaaTCTCCTATGTGAGGTGCCTTAGTCCTATGTTTGGATACCACTAAACCCTGCACAGCCACCATCTAATTCTGGAGTTATTTAACATCCCTCAGTGCCTTAATGGTCACCGTAAAATTCCCCAACATAcccaagtttctgcctctgggacGTGTGCTACACTAGGAGGCCTATTTCACACCTAAGCCCCGGCGCGATCCTGAAACCAGGTGAACCTAGGCACTGCTTGCCTATCTTGCCCACAGGGTCTGATCTGATAACCCCACCCAAAATAGCCATGAGAGAAGAggcctcccttataacctttagctcagtggaacattcacctgggatgtgggagaccccagcTCAATTTCCCTCTCTGCCTgaagggagaagggatttgaacacagACTTCCCACCTCTCTGGTGAGTATGACTGGGCGATTCGGCTCTGAGCATCTCTCACTTTCTGACATTGATGTTGTTCCACTGTGTTTAAACAATTAAACAATTAATATGAATTAGGTCAGAGATGCTtcggattttcaaaggaacctaaccGAGTTTGGTGACCAAATTTCATTAAATTCAGTGAAGGTTGAGTGTCTAATTCCCTTGGGCTACTTAGAAAACCTTACCCTCCTGCTCTCCAGGGTCAATCTCATCCATACTGGTGACAGGTACTGCCTACAAATATCTTGCTAATGTTGATTTAAAATTGGCAGTATATTTCACTGCATTTGCTCTATTCCCGGGTGATGGACATGGAGTAGCTGGAAGACACTTGACATCTGAAATTAGTAGCCTAGGGAAGGGGTTCATTTTTTATGGCAACTGACAACATCGGGTTTAATTGCATAAAGGATACAGACCTTTAAACTTTATCACTGGACCTGTTGGGTTATTATGTTATTCTTAATATATTATCTCCCCTGATATAGActtgataatgagagagaaacaaacagaaaccaGAGAGAAGAGATTTCCTTTGAGGTTAGATATTCTCCTCTCCCCATTTCTTTCCCTTTCAGGTTAGGAGTTTGACTCTCTTAACAACGTCTAAACTTTTCCTTGGATGCTAATTGAAAATTCCCATCTGCAGAAATGCCCAGAGAGATTTATCTTCCTGCCTGAAGGATAAATAATGAGACAATGGAGAGAGCTACTTTTATACACGGCAAATGTGCACCAAGCAGGGTAGCAGAACCAGGACATCCTATGTGCAGGTTACTTTACCGAAGGGAATCAAATACAATGAGAGATTGTATTAGAACCTGCATTCTAGCCCCTGAACCTGAAGTTCTGAGAAAAGGGGTCATATTGAATGATTCCATCTTGAAATAGACCTGAGATAAAGGTAAATCAATCTTCATTATGCCTTTCAGTTACATGAGAGCTACAGACAGACAGGAGCTAGAAGCTGATAATGTCCATTTGCTCTGCTCGGTGCTTGATTTTACCTTTCAGGATGGGATCTGCCTCACTGGGATGTTAGGAAGATAGATAAAAATTGTTAACATCCATCTAACTATATAGGCTGAATCTTTCCAGTTCCCCTAGGAAGGTTTGGCAGTCTCAGCCTGCATAGTATATTTTGGAACCACAGAAATGGCTCTGTTGGATCAGGGCATTGGTCCATCCAGTGTCTTGTTGTCAATAGTTACATGCACAAGCTGATTGAGAGGGAAGTATTCTAGGTAATGTAACTCTGGCTGTTCTAGCTATCCATATAAATGCTTGGTCCTTTTTTGCATCATTGCCTCATtgcttgtggcagtgagttctgcAGCCTAGTATTTCTTTACAGGTCTGttggaggtgggggaatggtaCAGAGGCTCCAAGCAATGGGCCTGCTGCCTTATGTGTGAGAAATCATTTCCGTCTTGTCCATTTTAGATCTAGTGCATTTAATTTCTGTGCCATGCCTCCTCTTCTGTATCATCCATTACCTTGTTTGCCTTTGTCAGAGCCcttctcattttttttctggGCTGGGAATTTTGAAGGTCCTAGAGGAGGACGGCTTTAATTTTCAGAGGGACTTGGGTTACTAAGGCATTCAGGCACTTCAAGAAGCAGATAGACAGTTAGAGGGATTTTGGTTTCAATGAAAGTTTGGCATGTTTTTGAAAATTCTTGTAGGTGCTTATGTCAGTTATCTGCTTCTTTAGAGACTAGATGCCTTTAAAAATCCATCCctgacacctttgaaaatctgccccttctCTCTAATCTGTCTGGTACGACTCTAGTACAGAACTGTGTGACAGCCCATGGGCAATACTTCCAGTAATGGAAACTGCCCATTTATTCCCATCCTTTGCATTCTGTCTCTGAACTAGACTGCTGATCCCTTATTTCTTAGTGTTGAGGGAGTGAATTCTCACAGGAAATCAAATCAGTGCacaggaaaaaggcaaatatagtgcccatctataaaaagggaaataaagacaacccaggaaattacagaccagtcagcttatcttctgtacctggaaagataatggagcaaataattaagcaatcaatttgtaaacatCTACAAGATACTAAGGGGTTAAGtaccagtcagcatggatttgtcaagaacaaatcttgtcaaaccaacctgaaagctttctttgacagggtaacaaaccttgtggatgggggaagtggtagatgtggtatatcttgactttattaaggcttttgatactgtctcacataacCTTCTCATTAACAAACAAGGGAAACGCAACCTAGGTGGAGCTACTATGAAGTGGGTGCAAaagtggttggaaaaccattcccagagagtagttgtcagtggttcacagtcatgctgggagggcataacgagtggggtcccacagggatcagttctgggtcaggttctgttcaacctaacctaattgccttttatgaggagataactgggtctgttgatgagggaaaagcagtggatgtgttattcctggactttagcaaagattttgatatggtctcccacagtattcttgccagcaaattaaagaagtatgggctggatgattggactataaggtggatagaaagctggctagatcatcaggctcaacaggtagtgatcaactgctccatgtctagttggcagccgatttcaagtggagtgccccaagggtcggtcctggggccggttttgttcaatatcttcattaatgatctggaggatggcgtggactgcaccctcagcaattttGCAGATCACAcgaaacttggaggagtggtagatatgctggagggcagggatagcaTATGGAGGGatctaaacaaattagaggactgagccaaaaaaaacctgatgaggttcagcaaggacaagtgcagagtcctgcacttaggacggaagaatcccattcagtgttacagactagggaccgaatggctaggaagcagttatgcagaaaaggacctaggagttacagtggacaagaagctggatatgagtcaacagtgtgcccttgttgccaagaaggctaagggcattttgggctgtataagtaggggcattgccagcagatcgaggaatgtgatcattcccccctattcgatattggtgaggcctcatctggagtactgtgtccagttttgggccccacactacaagaaggatgtggaaaaattggaaagagtccagtggagggcaacaaaaataattagggggctggagcacatgacttatgaggagaggctgagggaactgggattgtttagtctgcagaagagaagaatgaggggggatttaatagctgctttcaactacctgaaagggggttccaaagaggatggatctagactgttctctgcggtagcagatgatagaacaaggagtaatggtctcaagttgcaatgtgggaggtttaggctggatattaggaaaaacttattcactcagagagtggtgaagcactggaatgggttacctagggaggtggtggaatctccttccttagaggttttaaaggtcaggcttgacaaagccctggctgggatgatttagttgggaattggtcctgctttgagcaaggggttggactagatgatctcctgaggtcccatccaaccctgatagtctatgattctatgattctatgaatattttcatcagtgatttagattaTGGTGTAGAgagtacacttctaaagtttgctaGATGATACCAGCCTGGGAATGTGCTTTGCAAGTGCtctggaagataggattaaaattcaaaatgagctggacaaactggagaaatgatctgaagtaaataggatgaaattcaataaggacaaatgcaaaatactccattttaggaaggaaaaatcagttcacgtatacaaaatgggaaaggacTACCTAGTaaggagcactgtggaaaggaatctgggggtcatagtggaccacatgctaaatatgagtcaacagtgtaacactgttgcaacaaaatgatcattctgggatgtattagcagcagtgttgtaagcaagacctgggaagtaattcttccgctctactctgcgctgattagtcTTAAAgtgcagtattgtgtccagttctgggtgccacatttcaggaaagatgttcaCATATTGGcgaaagtccagaggagatcaCCAAAAGCTATTAaggatctagaaaacatgacctatggggaaaagattgaaaaaaactgggcttgtttagtctgaaaatGACCAGAGCTGGCAACTGTTGTGGAAAGTatgacaaacaaaaaaaaaccccggACCAGAATACGTGTACGGCTCATTCCCAAAACATCAGTGTTCTACAATCaggagtggctccaggccccagcacgccaagtgcatgcttggggcagcaagccgcggggggtgctctgccggcgccgcaggatgcctttggcggcttgcctgcgggaggtccgctggtcccgcggcttctggacctcccacaggcacaattgcgggaggtccgctgaagccacaggaccagcggacctcctgcaggcaagccaccgaacgcagcctgcctgccatgcttggggcggcgaaatgcctAGGGCCGCCCCTGTCTACAATATCAAATATTCATGCAGATCCACCAAGGGGACCAATTTACTTATTTTTTACAAGGAAGAAAAGCTTTCTTATAATCCAATGTCTGTCTACATAACTATCGCTCTGTCTTTCTCTTCATCTATCTAAATACGTACTGGGACAGATGTAGCTTGTAACTAATAAATGTATCTGTTATAAGACCTGGATATATGAGACTAAAACATGATAGGTAATGGATAAAAGAGTTTAAGGTAGGGGGCTGCAAACTGGGGGTCACAACCCCTCAGAGAATCGCAAGGTTTTTacagtagcagtgcagaagtaacttTTTTGGGGGGTTGTCACAGCCTGAAAAGTTTGAGCACCCCTGTCAGGTTTAAAGCTGAATTGTTTAGCTTAGCCAAATGAAGACTTAGTACTGAGGATACGTTACCTATGTTATAAAGATAATTTAGCATAAGTAAGTTAATAATAAGCCCAATGAGTTTGTGTCTGTTTGTACTCTGATGTTTTGGAAATAACTGCTGAGTTTGGAGGGGCTCCAGAGATCAGTCGACACCACAAGATGACTTGATAGTCCGGGCAAAATGTGAGAGTTtgtctatactgtgataaaatgTCCACAGCACTGAGTCTCAGGCTCTGAGTCAGCTGATTCAGACccacagagcttgggctgcagggctgcaaATTGCAGTGTACGTtcactcaggctcaggctggagcccgggctctgacaCCCGCCCCCTCCTCACAGTAATGCAGTGACATGAATGCTGAGGAGTAAATAGGAGCACTGTCCAATTGTCCTACCAAGTGAAAAGCCCCCTGATAAATCCCAAAGATGGACTCGTGGGATTCAACCCTCATGTCTATTAATAACCTTTTGTGGGTGTATGCATAACTTATTATAAatggggcccagctgctggctaGAGCGCCTCACTTCCTAGAGGTCATTTTGTCCCCTGATCTTCAACAGGAGCCAGGATTCCACACCGAAATGTGAGTATGAAAGAATTAGGAAGACTGGCGGTGGACACCTTGTCCTACCCATTGCAATCTGTGTGGCAGTTATAGGGGAGGTTCCTGCGTGAAAAAGGTACATCCAATTAAATGTGAGTGTGCTGGTTGTTTCTAACCCGCTCCTCAAGTCTCCAATCCCAGCCATGATGCTATCCCACATGATGGTGTTAGCACTAATAACGGAGAAGTTATGGAGGCCAGATCTTCGACTAATACTAGAGTTTAAATGGGTTATCAATATCATTCAATACTATACTCAATAAAGGCTATAGAGAAAtaccctttaaaaaaagagagatgcctgtatatatttaaataattagtAACAGCTAAGGTGCTAGGTCATTGAGTAAAAGATTAGGCAGCATTTTTCCTGGGTTTGCAGCTCCAATACAATGTTATTCTGCATTGCAGCTCTTTGCATGCAGCTATTAAAATGTGTACATAACCAGGACAACCAGAACATCTCGCCTTATGTCATGCCTTAAATCTGATTAtaataggattaaaaaaagaactagatacgttcatggaggataggtccatcaatgggtattagccacgatggacagggatggtgtccctagcctctgttgccagaagctgggaatgagtaacaggggatgggtcacttgatgattacctattctgttcagttcctctgaagcacctggcattggccactctcggaagactggatactgggctagatggaccattggtctaacacagtatggctgttcttatgttctcatccaTAAACAATGATAATTTGTTGAACTATTTTAGAAGAAATGAATAATCTGTTACAGGAATGCAGATTCCTCACAACTGCCAAACCCAATAATTCATTTCGTAACCAGAagggaagaatttttaaaaaggaaacgtCCATAGGTTCACAAATTCCAGGGGCAAAAGGGACCACCTCTTCTGAACACAGACAGCtcatagaacttccctaaaatagttcacatttgaactagagcagatctttaaaAGAACataccagtcttgattttaaaacttaTGGAATGATTTGCTGACAATGCACTAAACTTGAAGTAGATTTTCTCTGTATTTGTTTCTAGGGTTTGTTGGATACATCTCATGGCAAAGGCAAGCTGGGACAATAAAACGTCtgtcacagaattcatcctcTTGGGATTCGGAGATCTCCCTGAGCTGCAGacccttctcttcctcctgttTCTGGTGATCTACATTGTCACCAtggctgggaacatcctcatcTTTGTGCTTGTTGtgactgatcagcaccttcacacccccatgtactatttcctggGGAAtctgtcctgcttggagacctgctgcagctgcaccatccTGCCCAGGGTGCTGGCCAGTTTCTCAACAAAGACAATTGAAATGTCATTTACTGGTTGTTTCATGCAATTATATGTCTTTGCTTCTCTGACAGGTATAGAGTGTTATCTCCTCTCtgtgatgtcttatgatcggtatcTAGCGATATGCAAACCCCTGCACTATGGAGCCCATATGAACGGCAGGTTCTGCCTCCAGCTAGCAGCTGGGTCTTGGCTAAGTGGATTTCTAGCTAGTTCCATCATAATATCATTGGTTTCCAAACTAATTTTCTGTGGCCCCAACAAAAttgaccatttcttctgtgatttcACCCCAATAGTCAAACTCTCTTGCAGCAACACTCGCCTTGTCACACTTTTGGATATCGTGCTGTCATCTGTATTCACTTTGCCCCCATTTCTGTTGACCCTGACATCCTACATTTGTATCATCACCACCATCTTGAGAATCCCTTCCACTGCCGggaggcaaaaggccttttccacctgctcttcccacctcattgtggtgatAATTTTCTATGGGACTCTGATGATTGTCTATATGTTACCAAACATCAAGAGACTGAGAGATCTGCACaaatttttctccctttcctaCACAGTCTTGACTCCTATGATCAACCcgctcatctacagcctgagaaacaaagaggtgaagGAGGCCCTTAGAAAAGGGATGTGGAAATGCGTGTCTCACACATGACAACATGGGATCCAAGAATTTTTTTGTTCAATAAAATGAAATGGGGAGAGGGTATAGTTGCATATATAAAACAAAGTCCCTAATATCGAGATGGTCCCAATAATATTGAGATATCTGGTTTCCCTAGCTGAGCTATGGAAAATTCAGGGCTTCCAGATTTCCAATGTCCATAAATCTGCCTTTGCTGGATAGAAAAAATCTGGTCAGTTTCCCAGCTTATAGTCagttgtgaaactgacaagactCATGTCAAATTcatgtgccaggtcacaatgcaGGGAGCTGGGTCCAGCATCACGAGACAGGAGCTGCAGTTGTGGGGTGACAGTAGGGCGGGCTTGCTCTTTACCCCACCCTCACCCTACAGGGCCTCCCGTCTTCACTGGGGATGTGACCCACCCTCTCCTTGGGCATCCcacaataaaatgaaataaaccaaaattccaaaaaacaaaagaaacaattatAGATAGAATTTCCTGAGAATCTACTCATCGTATCTTAATGAGGGTATACATTGAGAGTAGGGGTTTGCAAAGCCCCTTAGGTGATTCAGGCACCGATTCCCATTACACTTATTCAGAATTgggtatctaaatacctttggcTTTCAAAGTCTCAGCCTGAAAGCTCTGTGCCCCTCATAGAGTTAAAATTCATGCTCTTTGATCCCAACTGCTACTCTGATTTCTACTACAGTTAGACCTAGAAGCCACTTCTGAGGCTGCACAAATATTTGCTGGCCTGAAGAGCTTCTACTTCAAAAAGAGACAGAGGATAGGAGGGCAAgcaaaggctcagagagggaaagTACTTTTCCCTATGTAGCAAGTGTACCAGGCTTGCATCCTCAGTGCTCTCATGTATGGTGGGGAAACACGGACAATTTTGCGCTCATCAGGAGAAAAGGTTAAACAATTTCCACCTACATTGTTTATGCCAACA
Above is a genomic segment from Gopherus flavomarginatus isolate rGopFla2 chromosome 11, rGopFla2.mat.asm, whole genome shotgun sequence containing:
- the LOC127030896 gene encoding olfactory receptor 6N1-like, which gives rise to MAKASWDNKTSVTEFILLGFGDLPELQTLLFLLFLVIYIVTMAGNILIFVLVVTDQHLHTPMYYFLGNLSCLETCCSCTILPRVLASFSTKTIEMSFTGCFMQLYVFASLTGIECYLLSVMSYDRYLAICKPLHYGAHMNGRFCLQLAAGSWLSGFLASSIIISLVSKLIFCGPNKIDHFFCDFTPIVKLSCSNTRLVTLLDIVLSSVFTLPPFLLTLTSYICIITTILRIPSTAGRQKAFSTCSSHLIVVIIFYGTLMIVYMLPNIKRLRDLHKFFSLSYTVLTPMINPLIYSLRNKEVKEALRKGMWKCVSHT